From a single Nocardioides panacis genomic region:
- a CDS encoding FadR/GntR family transcriptional regulator, whose translation MTDVRSTEADLFKRVTVDRVSQVIVDQIKLLVREGKLSNGDRLPSERDLCQRFGVSRVTVREALRVLEAGGLIQIRVGARGGAFVASPTKERLGEGLADLMTLSPLTPADVTEARTVIEVGILPFVVERATEADIASLRQMVEEGYDALRRKAYTMNLSAAFHVGVAECAHNPAIEMLVQSFHGPMLLSLRQAQLVAPAMGRRGTEEHAALVDAIEERDVEAAIKVMTTHLGRTAGLVRDLDPGQQV comes from the coding sequence ATGACCGACGTACGGAGCACGGAAGCCGACCTGTTCAAGCGGGTCACCGTCGACCGGGTGTCACAGGTCATCGTCGACCAGATCAAGCTGCTGGTCCGCGAGGGCAAGCTCTCCAACGGAGACCGCCTGCCCAGCGAGCGCGACCTGTGCCAGCGCTTCGGGGTCAGCCGTGTGACGGTCCGCGAGGCCCTGCGGGTGCTCGAGGCCGGCGGCCTGATCCAGATCCGTGTCGGCGCACGTGGCGGCGCCTTCGTGGCCTCCCCCACCAAGGAGCGGCTCGGCGAGGGCCTGGCCGATCTGATGACGCTCTCCCCCCTCACCCCTGCCGACGTCACCGAGGCCCGGACCGTCATCGAGGTCGGGATCCTGCCGTTCGTCGTCGAGCGGGCCACCGAGGCCGACATCGCCAGCCTGCGCCAGATGGTCGAAGAGGGCTACGACGCCCTGCGCCGCAAGGCCTACACGATGAACCTCTCGGCGGCCTTCCACGTCGGCGTCGCGGAGTGCGCGCACAACCCGGCGATCGAGATGCTCGTGCAGAGCTTCCACGGCCCGATGCTGCTCTCGCTGCGCCAGGCCCAGCTGGTCGCGCCCGCCATGGGGCGACGTGGCACGGAGGAGCACGCGGCCCTGGTCGACGCCATCGAGGAGCGCGACGTCGAGGCCGCGATCAAGGTGATGACGACGCACCTCGGTCGCACCGCCGGCCTGGTCCGTGACCTCGACCCCGGCCAGCAGGTCTGA
- a CDS encoding MFS transporter — protein sequence MTRSSSRQSRFQADGAWVATANAAFSFALGAASVALPLQAIAVGYGPVAVGLLAAISAVSQMTSRMVLGSVMRRVSDWVIIAVACWVLATSCVLVVISSHVAVFVAAQLLQGVARAYFWTGSQTHVVRGDGSSIAALASVNLIGNLGLLAGPVVAGLLIGDDARVALLASAVVAVLALFPTFRLDRLPPFKRIPNRRPGRMWARPGVWEACYAGVTAGAWRGLLGSYVAIALVQAGHGSLTVGVLVATANASAILGAWLVRHVDQDAGALRVMRLSTPVTGASMAVMGWVAGSSVLSGAALAVSGVAAGALQTLGPALASDAVHQEERGEAIAATGVWRAASLFVAPLVTAGLVAVVPIGAAMMVTGALMAAPFGRWVKPSS from the coding sequence ATGACCCGGTCGTCGAGCCGGCAGTCGCGGTTCCAGGCGGATGGGGCCTGGGTGGCGACGGCCAACGCGGCCTTCTCCTTCGCGCTGGGCGCCGCCTCCGTCGCGCTGCCTCTGCAGGCGATCGCCGTGGGCTACGGGCCGGTCGCGGTCGGTCTGCTCGCGGCGATCTCGGCGGTCTCGCAGATGACCAGCCGCATGGTGCTGGGCTCCGTCATGCGCCGCGTCTCCGACTGGGTGATCATCGCGGTCGCGTGCTGGGTGCTCGCGACCTCGTGCGTCCTGGTCGTGATCAGCAGCCACGTGGCCGTGTTCGTGGCCGCGCAGCTCCTGCAGGGTGTGGCCCGTGCCTACTTCTGGACCGGCAGCCAGACCCACGTCGTCCGTGGCGACGGCTCCTCGATCGCGGCGCTCGCCTCGGTCAACCTGATCGGGAACCTCGGCCTGCTCGCGGGACCGGTCGTGGCGGGTCTCCTGATCGGCGACGACGCGCGGGTCGCGCTGCTCGCCTCGGCGGTCGTCGCCGTCCTGGCGCTGTTCCCGACCTTCCGCCTCGATCGGCTCCCGCCGTTCAAGAGGATCCCGAACCGGCGGCCGGGGCGGATGTGGGCGCGCCCGGGTGTCTGGGAGGCCTGCTACGCAGGTGTGACGGCCGGTGCCTGGCGTGGGCTGCTCGGCTCGTACGTCGCGATCGCGCTCGTCCAGGCCGGGCACGGATCGCTGACGGTCGGGGTCCTGGTCGCCACGGCCAACGCGTCGGCCATCCTCGGCGCCTGGCTCGTCCGGCACGTGGACCAGGACGCTGGCGCGCTGCGCGTGATGCGCCTGAGCACGCCCGTGACCGGCGCCTCGATGGCCGTCATGGGCTGGGTCGCCGGCTCGAGCGTGCTGTCAGGCGCGGCCCTGGCCGTCTCGGGAGTCGCTGCCGGGGCGTTGCAGACCCTCGGTCCCGCGCTGGCCAGCGACGCGGTCCACCAGGAGGAGCGGGGCGAGGCGATCGCCGCGACCGGTGTCTGGCGGGCGGCCTCGCTCTTCGTCGCACCGCTCGTCACGGCCGGCCTCGTGGCCGTCGTCCCGATCGGTGCCGCCATGATGGTGACGGGCGCGCTGATGGCCGCGCCGTTCGGACGCTGGGTCAAGCCCTCGTCGTGA
- a CDS encoding ABC transporter substrate-binding protein, which yields MKKKALIIPAAVMAVVLSACGSPTASSGAGAKEKVDSHAKAVFDKFNGMTGQERADGLLKAAQDEGEVSLYTSNTDMDAIVDGFMDKYDIDVNVYRGNSESVLQRILQESKAGFAGADLIETNSGELNVIGQEGLFYPYKGEYRDAVRPEGQKETWTADRFNAFAIAYNTDKVKGADIPTSLEQFADPKWKGKISMEVGDVDWFSAMFNYYLKQGKSEQEVTDLFKKIAANAKIVKGHTVQAELLSAGEFAAGLSMYTHSVQEGTEEGRPIAWRTDANPPAQPIVIRPNGAGLLGTAKHPAAAMLFTDYLLTDGQKDIADAYRIGSVPGADDPLAGLETIEVDEDEMLNNAKKWDDLYADILEGGKVSDK from the coding sequence ATGAAGAAGAAGGCCCTGATCATCCCGGCCGCCGTGATGGCGGTCGTCCTCAGCGCTTGCGGAAGCCCCACCGCCAGTTCGGGCGCCGGTGCCAAGGAGAAGGTCGACAGCCATGCCAAGGCGGTCTTCGACAAGTTCAACGGCATGACCGGCCAGGAGCGGGCCGACGGACTGCTCAAGGCCGCGCAGGACGAGGGTGAGGTCTCGCTCTACACCTCCAACACCGACATGGACGCCATCGTCGACGGCTTCATGGACAAGTACGACATCGACGTCAACGTCTACCGCGGCAACTCCGAGTCCGTCCTCCAGCGGATCCTGCAGGAGTCGAAGGCCGGCTTCGCGGGCGCCGACCTGATCGAGACCAACTCCGGTGAGCTGAACGTCATCGGCCAGGAGGGACTCTTCTACCCCTACAAGGGTGAGTACCGGGACGCGGTGCGCCCCGAGGGGCAGAAGGAGACCTGGACCGCCGACCGGTTCAACGCCTTCGCCATCGCCTACAACACCGACAAGGTCAAGGGTGCCGACATCCCGACCTCGCTCGAGCAGTTCGCCGACCCGAAGTGGAAGGGCAAGATCTCGATGGAGGTCGGAGACGTCGACTGGTTCTCCGCGATGTTCAACTACTACCTCAAGCAGGGCAAGAGCGAGCAGGAGGTGACCGACCTCTTCAAGAAGATCGCCGCCAACGCCAAGATCGTCAAGGGTCACACCGTCCAGGCCGAGCTGCTCTCCGCCGGCGAGTTCGCCGCCGGGCTCTCGATGTACACCCACTCGGTCCAGGAGGGCACGGAGGAGGGCCGCCCGATCGCGTGGCGCACCGACGCCAACCCGCCCGCCCAGCCGATCGTGATCCGGCCGAACGGTGCCGGCCTGCTCGGCACGGCGAAGCACCCGGCGGCGGCGATGCTGTTCACGGACTACCTGCTGACCGACGGCCAGAAGGACATCGCCGACGCCTACCGCATCGGCTCGGTGCCGGGCGCGGACGACCCGCTGGCGGGCCTGGAGACCATCGAGGTCGACGAGGACGAGATGCTCAACAACGCCAAGAAGTGGGACGACCTGTACGCCGACATCCTCGAAGGCGGCAAGGTCAGCGACAAGTGA
- a CDS encoding M1 family aminopeptidase, which yields MRTITVQLGAEEARVDVAVDGARFRRQVGYRGDGPWGLTRWTDPADGAAYVVFSGALGGAADLLGPVSGPDDLMPTALVVDGAPVAVTPPAGALLAGHHLGFAAGPWRAAAAAGVVVHARSSLDADLGDLLAETRAALDWLLDFFGGSAPWGSDYAQVLVPDAPWLAMEHPGCVLLSERVLAADPVRRMAVLAHEAAHQWLGNLVSPAAWTDVGAFEGLAELLGQLTCRGLLGHDADPYLDARRQTPPLVRLPGDDPRTLAATAGLAEVAGPAQHAELYRSVRSSLTGDVFRERVRGLLLDRGGTATSAAQIWAALGVGPQEPVRVSLPVATRAEEGAWLRQVRDLGEEDPATVALWARRAFRAAPAKGGRVADAVAALGDRSVPRAAAVGLGAELVRGARRLD from the coding sequence ATGCGGACGATCACGGTGCAGCTGGGCGCCGAAGAGGCCCGGGTGGACGTGGCGGTCGACGGCGCCCGGTTCCGTCGGCAGGTCGGCTACCGCGGCGACGGTCCGTGGGGGCTGACCCGATGGACCGATCCCGCCGACGGTGCGGCGTACGTCGTCTTCAGCGGTGCCCTCGGCGGGGCCGCCGACCTGCTCGGGCCGGTCAGCGGCCCCGACGACCTGATGCCGACGGCTCTCGTGGTCGACGGTGCGCCCGTGGCCGTGACGCCTCCGGCGGGCGCCCTGCTCGCCGGTCACCATCTCGGCTTCGCCGCGGGGCCGTGGCGGGCCGCGGCGGCCGCCGGCGTCGTCGTCCACGCACGCTCGTCTCTGGACGCCGACCTCGGAGACCTGCTCGCCGAGACCCGCGCCGCACTGGACTGGCTGCTCGACTTCTTCGGTGGCTCGGCGCCGTGGGGGAGTGACTACGCGCAGGTGCTGGTGCCGGACGCGCCGTGGCTGGCGATGGAGCATCCGGGGTGCGTGCTGCTCTCCGAACGCGTCCTCGCCGCCGATCCCGTCCGGCGGATGGCGGTCCTGGCCCACGAGGCCGCACACCAGTGGCTCGGCAACCTCGTCTCGCCAGCTGCCTGGACCGACGTCGGGGCCTTCGAGGGTCTCGCCGAGCTCCTCGGCCAGCTCACGTGCCGCGGCCTGCTCGGCCACGACGCCGACCCGTACCTGGACGCGCGTCGCCAGACCCCGCCTCTTGTCCGCTTGCCAGGAGACGATCCGCGCACGCTGGCCGCGACGGCCGGCTTGGCCGAGGTCGCGGGGCCCGCTCAGCACGCGGAGCTGTACCGATCGGTCCGGAGCTCCCTCACTGGCGACGTCTTCCGAGAGAGGGTCCGGGGGCTCCTGCTCGACCGAGGGGGGACCGCGACCAGCGCCGCGCAGATCTGGGCGGCCCTCGGCGTCGGGCCGCAGGAGCCGGTGCGGGTAAGCCTGCCGGTTGCCACCCGGGCTGAGGAAGGAGCGTGGCTGCGCCAGGTGCGCGACCTGGGTGAGGAGGACCCCGCCACCGTGGCCCTGTGGGCCCGTCGAGCCTTCCGGGCGGCGCCCGCGAAGGGTGGGAGGGTGGCCGACGCGGTGGCGGCCCTCGGCGACCGGTCCGTGCCCCGCGCCGCAGCCGTGGGTCTCGGCGCCGAACTGGTGCGCGGTGCTAGACGTCTGGACTGA
- a CDS encoding MFS transporter — MNVSGVLRNRSFAGYLAGVVLSQIGTRGAMAASLYQVYELSGSLATTGLVGAAGGVAVLVLSPVGGALADRMDRRRLLQMSQAAGGLVALVLAVLTLTDQVRAWHVVLASLLSMAATTFDNPTRAALIGSMVPKEQLPQAFALVNPAREVAVLVGPGLAGLLIAAGGPGVVHAVDAATYAAMIVVLLFVRTPSEHVDREHAPILRAIAEGARYVAGQRIILLLMSLDLSAMIFGAYRVLLPAIALDVLDVGPRGYGLLAAAPSAGAVLATYGIVKALGRSQQLGRVLLLATGGFALADVVLAQSRSFVLTLVAALCLGVADALATSIRHAAVQIETPDELRGRVSSIYQMSSRGGPAMGDAFVGALAGALGPAIALTVGAGITLSYITAMLARDNPVRRYSGPDRTKVPVG; from the coding sequence GTGAACGTCAGCGGCGTCCTGCGCAACCGCTCCTTCGCCGGCTACCTGGCCGGCGTCGTGCTGTCCCAGATCGGCACCCGTGGTGCGATGGCGGCGAGCCTCTACCAGGTCTACGAGCTCTCCGGCTCGCTGGCGACGACCGGCCTCGTCGGCGCCGCCGGCGGTGTCGCGGTCCTCGTGCTGAGCCCGGTCGGCGGAGCGCTGGCCGACCGGATGGACCGGCGTCGGCTGCTCCAGATGTCCCAGGCCGCCGGCGGCCTGGTCGCCCTCGTGCTGGCCGTCCTGACCCTGACCGACCAGGTTCGGGCCTGGCACGTCGTGCTCGCCTCGTTGCTCTCGATGGCGGCGACGACCTTCGACAACCCGACTCGCGCCGCGCTGATCGGCTCGATGGTGCCGAAGGAGCAGCTGCCGCAGGCGTTCGCCCTGGTCAACCCCGCCCGCGAGGTGGCGGTCCTCGTCGGGCCCGGCCTCGCCGGCCTGCTCATCGCCGCCGGCGGACCGGGCGTGGTGCACGCGGTCGACGCGGCCACCTACGCGGCGATGATCGTCGTCCTCCTCTTCGTCCGAACACCCTCCGAGCACGTCGACCGCGAGCACGCGCCGATCCTGAGGGCGATCGCCGAGGGCGCGAGGTACGTCGCCGGCCAGCGGATCATCCTGCTGCTGATGTCGCTGGACCTCTCCGCGATGATCTTCGGCGCCTACCGGGTGCTGCTGCCGGCGATCGCGCTCGACGTGCTCGACGTCGGCCCGCGCGGCTACGGCCTGCTCGCGGCCGCCCCGTCGGCGGGCGCGGTGCTGGCCACCTACGGCATCGTCAAGGCTCTCGGCCGCAGCCAGCAGCTCGGCCGAGTCCTGTTGCTGGCCACCGGCGGCTTCGCCCTCGCCGACGTCGTTCTGGCGCAGTCACGCTCGTTCGTGCTCACCCTCGTCGCCGCGCTCTGCCTCGGCGTCGCGGACGCGCTGGCCACCTCGATCCGGCACGCCGCCGTCCAGATCGAGACCCCGGACGAGCTGCGCGGTCGCGTCAGCTCGATCTACCAGATGTCCTCGCGCGGTGGTCCGGCGATGGGTGACGCCTTCGTGGGTGCGCTCGCCGGCGCACTCGGCCCCGCAATCGCGCTGACGGTCGGCGCCGGGATCACCCTGAGCTACATCACCGCGATGCTCGCCCGCGACAACCCGGTCCGCCGCTACAGCGGACCCGACCGCACGAAGGTCCCGGTCGGCTGA
- a CDS encoding ethanolamine ammonia-lyase reactivating factor EutA: MTPIEHAGGRIFTSGGRSLVLVDDEIRLVSVGVDIGSSTTHMVLSRIVLERRDNRYLVTSREVTHESDVLLTPYSDADTLDGDALRDFFDKQYAAAGVVPEQIDTGALIMTGVAVRRRNARIIGDVFSQIAGKFVSVSAGDALETQLSAFGSGAVARSERNRNRTMNIDIGGGTSKIAVCQDGEVEALTAIDVGARIIAFDADGRVTRIEEAARRLADEAGLALVMGEVPDAEALSRLVDLMADHLFAAMQSGQPARATAELLRLDPLPAGPVPDAISFSGGVAEYVYGRDQRDHGDLGPRLADAIRRRVETWGPELQVAEQGIRATVVGASQYTVQVSGTTIFVEPTSILPLRNVPVLTPQLPLHSETLDADEIAAAVHEALQHFDEMPKDQLVALCYRWEGSATFGRLDAFCRGVAAGMAERTDTGLPLVLVGEGDVGGLIGIHLNQELGLSIPVISVDGLTLQAFDFIDIGDLLPASGAVPVVIKSLVFPTTAALGRSGA, encoded by the coding sequence GTGACGCCGATCGAGCACGCCGGCGGCCGGATCTTCACCAGCGGTGGGCGCAGCCTGGTGCTGGTCGACGACGAGATCCGGCTCGTCAGCGTCGGCGTGGACATCGGCTCCTCCACGACGCACATGGTGCTGTCGCGGATCGTGCTGGAGCGTCGCGACAACCGCTACCTGGTGACCTCGCGCGAGGTCACGCACGAGTCCGATGTCCTGCTCACGCCGTACAGCGATGCCGACACGCTCGACGGCGACGCGCTGCGCGACTTCTTCGACAAGCAGTACGCCGCGGCAGGTGTGGTGCCGGAGCAGATCGACACCGGCGCCCTGATCATGACCGGCGTCGCCGTCCGCCGGCGCAACGCGCGCATCATCGGCGACGTGTTCTCGCAGATCGCGGGCAAGTTCGTCTCCGTCAGCGCCGGCGACGCGCTGGAGACCCAGCTGTCGGCCTTCGGGTCGGGTGCGGTGGCGCGATCGGAACGCAACCGCAACCGCACGATGAACATCGACATCGGCGGTGGCACGTCCAAGATCGCCGTGTGCCAGGACGGCGAGGTGGAGGCATTGACCGCGATCGACGTCGGCGCGCGCATCATCGCGTTCGACGCGGACGGCCGCGTCACGCGCATCGAGGAGGCGGCGCGCCGACTCGCGGACGAGGCCGGCCTCGCGCTGGTGATGGGCGAGGTGCCCGACGCTGAGGCGTTGTCGCGGCTCGTCGACCTGATGGCGGACCACCTGTTCGCCGCCATGCAGAGCGGGCAGCCGGCGAGGGCGACGGCGGAGCTGCTGCGTCTGGACCCGCTGCCGGCGGGTCCGGTGCCGGACGCGATCTCGTTCTCCGGCGGCGTGGCGGAGTACGTCTACGGGCGCGACCAGCGCGACCACGGCGACCTCGGCCCCCGTCTGGCGGACGCGATCCGTCGACGGGTGGAGACCTGGGGCCCGGAGCTGCAGGTCGCCGAGCAGGGCATCCGTGCCACCGTCGTGGGCGCCTCGCAGTACACCGTGCAGGTGAGCGGTACGACGATCTTCGTGGAGCCCACGTCGATCCTCCCGCTGCGCAACGTTCCCGTGCTCACGCCGCAGCTGCCGCTGCACAGCGAGACGCTGGACGCGGACGAGATCGCGGCGGCTGTGCACGAGGCGCTGCAGCACTTCGACGAGATGCCGAAGGACCAGCTGGTCGCCCTGTGCTACCGCTGGGAAGGATCCGCCACCTTCGGACGGCTCGATGCGTTCTGCCGTGGCGTCGCCGCGGGCATGGCCGAGCGCACGGACACCGGCCTTCCGTTGGTGCTGGTGGGCGAAGGCGACGTGGGCGGACTGATCGGCATCCACCTCAACCAGGAGCTCGGCCTGTCCATCCCGGTGATCTCTGTCGACGGGCTGACGCTCCAGGCCTTCGACTTCATCGACATCGGTGATCTGCTTCCCGCCTCGGGCGCCGTACCGGTCGTGATCAAGTCGCTGGTGTTCCCGACCACGGCGGCGCTGGGCCGCAGCGGAGCCTGA
- a CDS encoding amidohydrolase family protein produces MIIDVHGHYTTAPGELQAFRDAQLATLASGGRAAASMRPVTDDQLRESVEGNQLRVLRERGGDLMIFSPKASAMEHHVPSADVAIAWAQASNDLVHRIAELYPAHFAPVAQLPQTPDGNIPGVVAEIRRTVAELDFVGVNLNPDPSGTWAGKPLTDESWFPVFETLEELDVPAMVHVSTACNPNFHTLGAHYLNADTSVFVQLLSSDVFERFPALRLVIPHGGGAVPYHWGRYRGLAVRNGWQDPSALLSNLFFDSAVYHQPGIDLLLEVLPADNVLFASEMLGAVRGADPETGIEWDDTLHYLRAAAISDADRAKVMTENALRVYPRLRARVRAAGALESA; encoded by the coding sequence GTGATCATCGACGTCCACGGTCACTACACGACCGCGCCCGGCGAGCTGCAGGCCTTCCGGGACGCCCAGCTCGCGACACTCGCCTCCGGTGGGAGGGCTGCAGCGTCGATGCGTCCCGTCACCGACGACCAGCTCCGGGAGAGCGTCGAGGGCAACCAGCTGCGCGTGCTGCGCGAGCGCGGCGGGGACCTGATGATCTTCTCACCGAAGGCCTCCGCGATGGAGCACCACGTCCCCAGTGCCGACGTCGCGATCGCCTGGGCGCAGGCCTCGAACGACCTCGTGCACAGGATCGCTGAGCTCTACCCGGCACACTTCGCGCCGGTCGCGCAGCTGCCACAGACGCCGGACGGCAACATCCCCGGGGTCGTGGCCGAGATCCGCCGGACCGTCGCCGAGCTCGACTTCGTCGGGGTCAACCTCAACCCCGACCCGTCCGGCACCTGGGCGGGCAAGCCGCTCACCGACGAGTCCTGGTTCCCGGTCTTCGAGACGCTCGAGGAGCTGGACGTGCCCGCGATGGTGCACGTCTCGACCGCGTGCAACCCCAACTTCCACACCCTCGGCGCGCACTACCTCAACGCCGACACCAGCGTCTTCGTGCAGCTGCTCTCCTCCGACGTGTTCGAGCGCTTCCCCGCGCTGCGGTTGGTCATCCCGCACGGTGGCGGCGCGGTGCCCTACCACTGGGGCCGCTACCGCGGCCTGGCCGTGCGCAACGGCTGGCAGGACCCGTCGGCGCTGCTGTCGAACCTCTTCTTCGACTCCGCCGTCTACCACCAGCCCGGGATCGACCTGCTGCTCGAGGTGCTGCCGGCCGACAACGTGCTCTTCGCCTCGGAGATGCTCGGTGCGGTCCGCGGCGCGGACCCGGAGACCGGCATCGAGTGGGACGACACGCTCCACTACCTGCGGGCCGCGGCGATCTCGGACGCCGACCGGGCCAAGGTGATGACCGAGAATGCGCTGCGCGTCTACCCGCGGCTCCGCGCTCGGGTCAGGGCAGCCGGCGCACTCGAGAGCGCCTGA